GCTGAAGGCGTGGGCATTGTCGAGGCGGTCGGCGCCGGCGTGTCCGACACGCGAACCGGCCAGCTTGCGCTCCCGCTTCTACGGGGCAACTGGTGCCGGGTGCGGGTCATGGACCGGCAGGCGATCATGCCCGTCCCCGCTGGCATCGATCCAGTCCGCGCCGCGCGTCTCCGCATCAATCCCGCGACCGCATCCCTGCTGCTCGACGCATCGGGGTGCAGGAGCGGCGATATTGTCGCGCAAAATGCCGCCGGCTCGTCGGTTGCGCGCTGGGTCCGATATTTTGCCGCCCAGCGGGGCATCGCGGTCATCGACATCGTTCGCCGGCCCGATCCGGATGTTCCCGGCGCGATTATCGATGGGCCGGAGCTGGCCGGCGACATTCTGCGTGCCACCGATGGCCGGCGCGTCAGCGCTGCGCTCGACTGCGTTGCCGGATCGGCAACCGACCGCCTTGCGCGCGCCGTTGCTCCAAAAGGGCGAGTATTGATATTCGGGCATTTGTCGGGCGAACCCGTCAGCATCAGCTCGCAGCTGCTCACCGGCGGATCGCTCAGCGTGACGGGTTTCAGCCTGCGGCCCGCGGAGAGCGAACTCGATCCCGGGGCGATGGATCGGATGTTCGAAACGATCTTCGCCGCCGAACTCGGCAACGGGCCTGATTTGACGCGGGAAACACGCGTACCATTGTCGCAAGCGGGCCGCGCGATCACGCTGGCGCGTGACGGCGGAGCGGGCCGCATCCTTCTCGATCTGGCGCAATGATATCGGGCATGTGAAGGCTGCCCGTGCTTTTGTTGACAGCGGCGCCGGATTTCCCTCTCAAATCCTCTCGCGCTGACTGGAGAGCAACATATGCAACTGGATTTCACGCCCGCCGAGATCGCGTTTCGCGACGAGGTCCGGTCGTTCCTGCGCGATGCGCTTCCCGACGACCTGCGTCAGAAAATGGTCGATCGCGCTCATCTTGGAAAAGACGACATCGTTCGCTGGCAGCGCATATTGAACGCGCGCGGCTGGGCAGTGACCCACTGGCCTGCCGAATATGGCGGCCAGCAGTGGACGCCGACCGAGCGCTATATTTTCCAGGAAGAGATGGCGCTGGCGCATGCTCCGGAGGGATCGCCCTTCAACGTGAACATGATCGGACCGGTCCTCTGCCGCTTCGGCACCCCCGCGCAAAAGGAGCGCTTCCTCGCTGCGACAGCGAACATCGATATCTGGTGGTGCCAGGGATTCTCCGAACCGGGTGCGGGGTCCGATCTCGCGAGCCTGAAGACAAGCGCGGTTCGCGACGGCGACCATTATGTCCTCAACGGGCAAAAGATCTGGACGACCCAGGCCCAGCATGCCGACTGGATGTTCGGGCTGTTCCGGACGGACAACAGCGGCAAGCAGCAGCAGGGCATCAGTTTCCTGCTCCTTGACATGCGTACGCCGGGCATCACCGTCCGCCCTATCGAGACGATCGACGGCGAGCACGACGCCAACGAGGTTTTCTTCGACGATGTCCGCGTTCCGGTTGAAAATCTCGTTGGCGAAGAGGGTCGCGGCTGGGATGTCGCGAAAAATCTTCTCGGTAACGAACGCAGCGGAATTGCCCGCATCGGGCTGTCCAAGGAGCGCTTGTCGCAGTTGCGCGCGCTCGAGGCGCAGCTGACCGCATCAGGCGAGCTCGCCGAGGAAGAGCGGCATGTGCTCGCGCGCAAGCTTGCCGAGGTCGAAGTCGATCTGCGCGCGCTCGAACTCACCCAGCTTCGCGTCGTCGCCGCCGACGCGCATGGCGGCGGTGCCAACGCGGCCGCTTCGATCCTCAAGGTCAAGGGTACGGAGATGCAGCAACGGATGACCGAACTCGTCACCGAACTCGCGGGACCTGCCGGGCTCGCAATGCCGCAGGCGGGCGGCCGCACAAACGACCCGGACGAGGGCTGGGTCGGCGCCGCCGCGCCCTTCTATTTCACAATGCGCAAGGTTTCGATCTTCGGGGGCTCGAACGAGATCCAGAAGAATATCATCGCCAAGACGCTGCTGGGACTTTGAACGATCATGGATTTTGAGCTGACCGACGAGCAGACGATGCTGAGCGAGACCGTGACCCGGCTCGTCGCGGAATCCTACGATTTCCAGCAGCGCGAACATGCCCTGCGAAGCGACACGGGATGGAGCCGCGAAGCCTATGCGAGTTTCGCTGAAATGGGTCTTCTCGGTCTGCCGTTTGCTGAAGAGGATGGCGGAATCGGAGGTGGCGGCGTCGAGATGATGCTCGTCATGGAGGCGGTCGGTCGCGGCCTCATGGTCGAGCCGTTTTTTGCGACCGTCGTGCTGGCGGGGGGCGTCCTGCGCCGCGCCGCCTCCGCGGCGCAGCGCGCGGCCATCCTGCCGGGCGTCATCGCGGGCGATACGATCCTCGCGCTCGCGCACAGCGAGCCCGGGCTCCCGCGCCACAGTCTCGATGCGCGTGTGGTCGCTAGACACACCGGCGACGGCTGGACGCTCGATGGGCACAAGATCGCCGTCATTCACGGTCAGAGTGCGGACCACCTCGTTGTGAGCGCGCTAAGCGATGCCGGCGTCTCGCTCTTTCTCGTCGAGCGTGACGCCCCGGGCGTCACGATTAGCGCCGCGCGCGGTTATGACGGGATTCCGATCGCGTCTCTCGCCTTGGCCGACGTGGGACTGCCAGCGAGCGCACTCATCGGAAGCGACGGCGAGGGCGCCGCGATCCTCGAGCGGGTCTTCGAGGAAGCCAATGCCGCGCTCGTCGCCGAGGCCGTCGGGGCGATGGCCGAGACCTTCGATGTCACGCTCGACTATCTCAAGACCCGCCAGCAGTTCGGAACCGCGATCGGCAGTTTCCAGGCGCTACAGCACCGGGCGGTCGAGATGCTGATGCAGCTCGAGCTTTCACGGAGCATGGCGATCCTTGCTGCAGTCTCGCTGGACATCGATCCCGGTCAACGCGCGCGGAACGTCTCCGCTGCCAAAGCTCTCATCGGCAAGTCGGGCCGGATCATCGGCCAGGAGGCGGTCCAGATGCATGGCGCGATCGGGATCACGTCCGAATATAAGGTCGGCCATGCGTTCAAGCGCCTGACCGCGATCGATGCGCTCCTCGGCGATCGGGATTTTCATATCTCGCGGCTCGTCGCGCTGCGCGGTGTCTACCCCGCCGCGGCCTGACCGCTCAAGCCCTTGGCAGGGAGGCTACGGCCCGCCGCCGGCCTAACTCGGACAGCGGTCGCCCGCGACAATCGCGCGGCTTTAGCCATCGGCGGCCTTGCGAAGCATGACTGCCCGGTCGCCATCGCGGACCACGACGAGTCGCATGCCGGGCTTGGTATAGTCCGCGAAATTCTCGAATTTCTCGCGGATCCCCGGGTTCAGTACGCGGATGAAACTGTCCGCATCGACGCGGAAACGGCGCTCCCCAAGCGTCCCGGCATCGACCGTGATCGAATCGGGCGCGACCGCGGTGACGGTCGCCGCAATCGCGCTCGGGTTTGCTGCCGACTGGACGCGCGAGTCGAAGGACAAGCGGATGCGATCGCTGTTGTTGGGCATACCGCAATGCGGCGTACTGGGGTGCACGATCAGAACGTCACCCGGCATATAATCCGTCGTCGCCCAGGCGTCGTCGGGGACCGCGTCGCGCGGGAAGGGGAAGGGCGAGCCCTTGCCTACATTATGGAAAAATCCGCGCTTGTTCTGACCGACAGCAAGCGCGAGGCCCCCCATCTCGCGAGGACATGGCGTCAGGACCACCCACACCGGTTTATAGTCCTGGATGCCCGGGCTGTAGAAGCCATCCTGATGCACCGTCGTGACAGGGCCGTTCGGCGGGTAAGCGCGATACTGGACGATCGGCACGGCGCAGGCGGGCTCGCCGAGAATCTTTTCCATCACCGCGATATTCGCGGGATGCTCGATCACGCTGCGCGCGATGCCGGCGAAACCACTATATTCTTCGATCGAATGCGGCAGCTGCCGTCCGGTGGCCTTGCCGAGCGGGTCGCCAGGCTCGGCGACGCCGAGTTCGATCGCGACTTCAAGCATCGCCTCACGCGCTCGTGCGATCGTTTCCGGGTCGAAAACGCCGCGGAGGAGCAGATATCCATTGGCTTGGTAGAATTCCTCGAGGGCGGCATGATCGTCGAGCAGATGGTTGCAGCTCTTCAGCTCGCGCGTGGGACGGACGTCGGTCACGCTGAGATCCTGCGCATCGGGCATGTTGATCGGTTCGATTTTCAAAGCCAGTTCCTCTTCCCACTCGCTGACCTTAAAATGGCAGCTGTCGTGCCCCGACTAGAACGCAGAAGCAGCACAAAAGGAGGGATGTGTTTGTGCAAGCTTCGGATCATTTCGATCATCTGCGCCGATCGGTGTCGATGTCGCGGAGCAGTTTCAATATGCCCATCACAGCGGCGTCCTGATGTTCTGCGATCTCGGCAACGCTCTTGCCGTCAGCGGCGGCGTCCATCTGGGAAATGAGTTCGGCCTGAAGATCCGGATCTCCGAGCGGCGGATCGGTCATCGTCGACCAGCGCTGCATGATGCCAGGGCTGAATTTTGGCAGGAAGGCGCCAAGCCCGCCGTCGCCGCCGGACGTATGGAAAGTCGTAAACTGTCCCTGGACCGCCCATTTGAGCGCCGGGCCGTGGGCGATCGCCCTGTCGATATCCTCGACCGACGCATAGCCTTCCGCCACCAGCCGCACCGCTTCACGAAACATGGCGCTTGTTAGCCGGTTGGCGACATGACCGAATATCTCGCGCT
This window of the Sphingopyxis sp. CCNWLW2 genome carries:
- a CDS encoding alcohol dehydrogenase catalytic domain-containing protein — protein: MVELPDPGDPGPGQVRLRMAHAPVNPADLLSIKGNYAFALDAALPFGAEGVGIVEAVGAGVSDTRTGQLALPLLRGNWCRVRVMDRQAIMPVPAGIDPVRAARLRINPATASLLLDASGCRSGDIVAQNAAGSSVARWVRYFAAQRGIAVIDIVRRPDPDVPGAIIDGPELAGDILRATDGRRVSAALDCVAGSATDRLARAVAPKGRVLIFGHLSGEPVSISSQLLTGGSLSVTGFSLRPAESELDPGAMDRMFETIFAAELGNGPDLTRETRVPLSQAGRAITLARDGGAGRILLDLAQ
- a CDS encoding acyl-CoA dehydrogenase family protein, yielding MQLDFTPAEIAFRDEVRSFLRDALPDDLRQKMVDRAHLGKDDIVRWQRILNARGWAVTHWPAEYGGQQWTPTERYIFQEEMALAHAPEGSPFNVNMIGPVLCRFGTPAQKERFLAATANIDIWWCQGFSEPGAGSDLASLKTSAVRDGDHYVLNGQKIWTTQAQHADWMFGLFRTDNSGKQQQGISFLLLDMRTPGITVRPIETIDGEHDANEVFFDDVRVPVENLVGEEGRGWDVAKNLLGNERSGIARIGLSKERLSQLRALEAQLTASGELAEEERHVLARKLAEVEVDLRALELTQLRVVAADAHGGGANAAASILKVKGTEMQQRMTELVTELAGPAGLAMPQAGGRTNDPDEGWVGAAAPFYFTMRKVSIFGGSNEIQKNIIAKTLLGL
- a CDS encoding acyl-CoA dehydrogenase family protein, whose product is MDFELTDEQTMLSETVTRLVAESYDFQQREHALRSDTGWSREAYASFAEMGLLGLPFAEEDGGIGGGGVEMMLVMEAVGRGLMVEPFFATVVLAGGVLRRAASAAQRAAILPGVIAGDTILALAHSEPGLPRHSLDARVVARHTGDGWTLDGHKIAVIHGQSADHLVVSALSDAGVSLFLVERDAPGVTISAARGYDGIPIASLALADVGLPASALIGSDGEGAAILERVFEEANAALVAEAVGAMAETFDVTLDYLKTRQQFGTAIGSFQALQHRAVEMLMQLELSRSMAILAAVSLDIDPGQRARNVSAAKALIGKSGRIIGQEAVQMHGAIGITSEYKVGHAFKRLTAIDALLGDRDFHISRLVALRGVYPAAA
- a CDS encoding phytanoyl-CoA dioxygenase family protein; translation: MKIEPINMPDAQDLSVTDVRPTRELKSCNHLLDDHAALEEFYQANGYLLLRGVFDPETIARAREAMLEVAIELGVAEPGDPLGKATGRQLPHSIEEYSGFAGIARSVIEHPANIAVMEKILGEPACAVPIVQYRAYPPNGPVTTVHQDGFYSPGIQDYKPVWVVLTPCPREMGGLALAVGQNKRGFFHNVGKGSPFPFPRDAVPDDAWATTDYMPGDVLIVHPSTPHCGMPNNSDRIRLSFDSRVQSAANPSAIAATVTAVAPDSITVDAGTLGERRFRVDADSFIRVLNPGIREKFENFADYTKPGMRLVVVRDGDRAVMLRKAADG